A genomic region of Raphanus sativus cultivar WK10039 chromosome 6, ASM80110v3, whole genome shotgun sequence contains the following coding sequences:
- the LOC108809415 gene encoding uncharacterized protein LOC108809415 codes for MEHGSFTNDSHASFTLAEEDHTLANAVRFMLNQDPRVTLAGYSIPHPSLECVNVRVQTTGDPAREVLKDACQELMLMNRHVRSVFDKAVAEFKVKQARLATEEEKKTKAEEAELKKQRDLLASMDIESD; via the exons ATGGAGCACGGTTCGTTCACGAATGATAGTCATGCTTCGTTTACTCTTGCAGAAGAAGATCACACCCTTGCTAACGCCGTTCGTTTCATGTTAAATCAAGA TCCGAGAGTAACATTGGCTGGGTACAGCATCCCACATCCTTCCCTTGAATGTGTCAATGTCCGTGTCCAGACCACAG GCGATCCGGCGAGGGAGGTACTGAAAGATGCATGTCAAGAGCTAATGCTGATGAACAGACATGTGAGGAGTGTCTTTGACAAGGCGGTTGCAGAGTTTAAGGTTAAACAAGCGCGTTTGGCTActgaggaggagaagaagacgaAGGCTGAAGAAGCAGAGCTTAAGAAGCAGAGGGATCTACTCGCATCCATGGATATCGAAAGCGATTGA
- the LOC108812964 gene encoding tubulin beta-7 chain, whose product MREILHIQGGQCGNQIGSKFWEVVCAEHGIDQTGRYQGDSDLQLERVNVYYNEASCGRYVPRAVLMDLEPGTMDSVRSGPYGQIFRPDNFVFGQSGAGNNWAKGHYTEGAELIDSVLDVVRKEAENCDCLQGFQVCHSLGGGTGSGMGTLLISKIREEYPDRMMLTFSVFPSPKVSDTVVEPYNATLSVHQLVENADECMVLDNEALYDICFRTLKLSTPSFGDLNHLISATMSGVTCCLRFPGQLNSDLRKLAVNLIPFPRLHFFMVGFAPLTSRGSQQYRNLTVPELTQQMWDAKNMMCAADPRHGRYLTASAMFRGKMSTKEVDEQMLNVQNKNSSYFVEWIPNNVKSTVCDIPPTGLKMASTFIGNSTSIQEMFRRVSEQFTAMFRRKAFLHWYTGEGMDEMEFTEAESNMNDLVSEYQQYQDATADEEGEYEDEEAEYEQEEGY is encoded by the exons ATGCGTGAGATTCTTCACATCCAGGGAGGCCAGTGCGGGAACCAGATCGGTTCGAAGTTCTGGGAAGTGGTATGCGCCGAGCACGGCATCGACCAGACGGGACGTTACCAGGGAGACTCCGACCTCCAGCTCGAGAGGGTTAACGTCTACTACAACGAGGCGAGCTGTGGGAGGTACGTTCCACGCGCCGTTCTCATGGATTTGGAGCCTGGAACGATGGACAGCGTTAGATCTGGTCCGTACGGTCAGATCTTCCGTCCCGATAACTTCGTTTTCGGCCAGTCCGGTGCGGGGAATAACTGGGCGAAAGGTCACTACACGGAGGGCGCTGAGCTTATTGACTCGGTCCTTGATGTTGTTCGCAAAGAGGCTGAGAACTGTGACTGCCTTCAAG GGTTTCAGGTGTGTCATTCGTTAGGAGGAGGAACTGGTTCTGGAATGGGGACTTTGTTGATTTCGAAGATCAGGGAGGAGTACCCGGACCGTATGATGCTGACGTTCTCTGTGTTCCCGTCTCCCAAGGTCTCTGACACTGTGGTGGAGCCATACAACGCGACGCTATCTGTGCATCAGCTCGTTGAAAACGCTGATGAGTGTATGGTGCTTGATAATGAAGCACTGTATGATATTTGCTTCCGTACCCTCAAGCTTAGCACTCCAAGCT TTGGTGATCTGAACCATTTGATCTCTGCTACCATGTCTGGTGTAACCTGCTGCCTTAGGTTCCCTGGTCAGCTCAACTCTGATCTCCGAAAGCTTGCCGTGAATCTGATCCCATTCCCTCGCCTCCACTTCTTCATGGTTGGATTCGCTCCTCTCACCTCTCGTGGCTCTCAACAGTACCGTAACCTCACTGTCCCAGAACTGACTCAGCAAATGTGGGATGCAAAGAACATGATGTGCGCTGCTGACCCGAGACACGGTCGCTACCTCACTGCCTCAGCTATGTTCCGCGGGAAGATGAGCACCAAGGAAGTTGACGAGCAGATGCTGAACGTTCAGAACAAGAACTCCTCCTACTTCGTCGAGTGGATCCCCAACAATGTCAAGTCAACCGTCTGTGACATTCCACCGACCGGTTTGAAGATGGCTTCCACGTTCATTGGTAACTCGACTTCGATCCAGGAGATGTTCAGGAGAGTCAGCGAGCAGTTCACTGCCATGTTCAGGAGGAAAGCTTTCTTGCATTGGTACACAGGGGAAGGCATGGATGAGATGGAGTTTACTGAAGCGGAGAGCAACATGAACGATCTTGTCTCTGAGTACCAGCAGTACCAGGATGCCACGGCTGATGAAGAAGGAGAGTATGAAGATGAAGAGGCTGAGTACGAGCAAGAGGAAGGCTATTGA
- the LOC108809677 gene encoding glutathione S-transferase U1, with translation MAEKEGKIKLLGCWASPFSRRVEMALKLKGIPYEYLEEALPNKSPLLLELNPIHKKVPVLVHNDKILPESHLILEYIDQTWSNNPILPQDPYEKAMARFWAKFIDEQILTVGFRSLVKAEKGREVAIEEAREKFAFLEKEVTGKDFFGGKTIGFVDMVAGSIIPFCLARLWEGMIIDVIPEDEFPELNRWIKNLKDIDCVRECIPHREKQIEHMMKVSERYKLA, from the exons ATGGCAGAAAAGGAGGGAAAAATAAAGCTTTTGGGGTGTTGGGCAAGTCCTTTCAGTCGTAGGGTCGAGATGGCTCTCAAACTCAAAGGCATACCATACGAATACTTGGAGGAAGCCTTGCCCAACAAGAGCCCTTTGCTTCTTGAGCTAAACCCGATTCACAAGAAGGTTCCGGTTCTTGTCCACAACGATAAAATATTACCCGAGTCACATCTAATCCTCGAGTACATCGACCAAACATGGAGTAACAATCCAATTCTACCTCAAGATCCCTACGAGAAAGCCATGGCTCGATTCTGGGCCAAATTTATAGATGAGCAG ATTCTAACTGTAGGATTCAGGTCTTTAGTAAAAGCAGAGAAGGGGAGAGAGGTTGCTATTGAAGAGGCTCGAGAAAAGTTTGCCTTTCTTGAGAAGGAAGTCACTGGAAAAGATTTCTTCGGTGGCAAGACAATCGGATTTGTGGACATGGTCGCAGGAAGTATAATCCCGTTTTGTTTGGCTCGGCTTTGGGAAGGTATGATAATAGATGTGATTCCAGAGGACGAGTTTCCAGAGCTAAACAGATGGATTAAAAATCTGAAAGATATTGATTGCGTGAGGGAATGTATACCTCATAGAGAGAAACAAATTGAGCACATGATGAAAGTTTCAGAGCGATACAAATTGGCCTAG
- the LOC108809908 gene encoding putative F-box protein At3g22650, translating to MAKKGVRTRGGDQSPASGDSTPENPQDRDGNVSQKQITGLSMSCELNFLIPEKKRSPSARRSRKLESLPKQSDQKPVEVGSERAMRISPFIPPVDDAASVKDSDFEIVPVTTTFLSSSKPDGPPCTRVIISRNLADEFNKKGKKPLVDHLFGKEKAVAVFVPGDVSQKQIIEFEVLLAQRVAKATRKGIKERLAYGKGPVLESDIALFRLAAEKKRINSLMMVAEKESFTTGRSNKNSNVEDDQTLPHLSTTLAANRERRLGDYEVPHIVEEILVRSPVQSLARFKLTCKSWNSLLSEQSFVYKQLEFGQKRFLHARRSQVWELDPVAQRSCYLKIREFEKEILRDLVECNGLLLCSTMSKRIVIWNRAQTRWIDRDNLSLYDTYTLGHDGNNLYKLMKFNFGSYDLDGREFYEPEAEVYEFSSNSWRGIDMVGDWSALPSMMVSVDGNSYWLASSNKVEVFIQSFDFSTESFRAIQLPTTPLSSDMTFSLSSFGGTGVSLMFYHLRELKIQVWIAKQARDQTTVWEKFFEVTRHHLPMVPGQSFFMKNRMIVMFYEVVSEDGRGHIRVFTVSRDGIQHQMQTETFRHFPSSISCVYSPSLVSVPF from the exons ATGGCGAAGAAAGGAGTTCGTACACGAGGAGGGGATCAGTCTCCTGCTTCCGGAGATTCTACGCCGGAGAATCCTCAGGATCGTGATG GAAATGTTTCTCAGAAACAGATTACAGGTTTGTCAATGTCCTGTGAACTCAACTTCTTGATTCCAGAGAAAAAAAGATCGCCTTCAGCTCGACGATCAAGAAAGTTGGAATCACTACCCAAACAGTCGGATCAGAAACCAGTTGAAGTCGGATCAGAAAGGGCAATGAGAATCTCTCCATTTATCCCTCCAGTGGATGATGCTGCATCTGTGAAAGATTCTGACTTTGAGATTGTTCCAGTGACCACAACTTTCTTGAGTTCATCAAAGCCTGATGGTCCTCCGTGCACAAGGGTTATAATATCAAGGAATCTAGCCGATGAGTTCAACAAGAAAGGAAAGAAGCCCCTTGTTGATCATCTCTTTGGTAAAGAAAAGGCTGTGGCTGTATTTGTACCAGGGGATGTTTCTCAGAAACAGATTATTGAGTTCGAAGTTTTACTGGCTCAGAGAGTTGCAAAAGCTACTAGAAAAGGCATCAAGGAGAGGTTAGCGTATGGGAAAGGTCCAGTTTTGGAGAGTGATATCGCTCTCTTCCGACTTGCAGCTGAGAAAAAGCGAATCAACTCCTTGATGATGGTTGCAGAGAAAGAAAGCTTCACTACTGGGAGGTCAAACAAAAACTCCAATGTGGAAGATGATCAGACCCTTCCCCACTTAAGCACAACACTTGCAGCAAACAGAGAGAGGCGTCTTGGTGATTATGAAGTACCTCACATAGTTGAAGAAATACTCGTTAGATCTCCGGTGCAGTCCCTGGCTCGTTTCAAGCTGACATGCAAAAGTTGGAACTCACTGTTAAGCGAACAGAGTTTTGTGTACAAACAGTTAGAATTTGGACAGAAAAGGTTTCTCCATGCGAGAAGGTCTCAAGTGTGGGAGCTGGATCCAGTTGCTCAACGATCTTGCTATCTTAAGATCCGGGAATTTGAGAAAGAAATTTTGAGGGATTTGGTGGAGTGCAATGGCTTACTTCTCTGTAGCACAATGTCTAAGAGGATCGTGATCTGGAACCGTGCTCAAACGAGATGGATTGACAGAGACAATCTCTCCTTGTACGACACATACACCCTAGGTCACGATGGTAACAATCTCTACAAGTTGATGAAGTTCAACTTTGGTTCTTATGACCTAGATGGGAGGGAGTTTTATGAGCCAGAAGCAGAAGTTTACGAGTTTTCTTCAAACTCTTGGAGAGGGATTGACATGGTAGGAGACTGGAGTGCGCTACCATCGATGATGGTTTCTGTGGATGGTAACTCCTACTGGTTAGCGTCCTCGAATAAGGTCGAAGTCTTCATACAGAGTTTTGATTTTTCTACCGAGTCCTTCAGAGCAATTCAACTCCCTACAACTCCACTTTCCAGTGACATGACTTTCTCCTTATCTTCTTTTGGAGGCACTGGAGTCTCTTTGATGTTTTATCATCTCAGGGAGTTGAAAATTCAGGTGTGGATTGCTAAACAGGCCAGAGATCAAACAACGGTTTGGGAAAAGTTTTTTGAGGTTACTAGACATCATTTGCCAATGGTTCCTGGCCAAAGCTTTTTCATGAAGAACAGAATGATTGTGATGTTCTATGAAGTTGTGAGCGAAGATGGAAGAGGTCATATCAGGGTTTTCACTGTCTCAAGAGATGGGATTCAGCATCAAATGCAAACTGAGACATTTAGACACTTCCCATCATCCATCAGCTGTGTCTATTCACCAAGCTTGGTCTCGGTCCCCTTCTAG
- the LOC108806872 gene encoding glutathione S-transferase U5 — protein MADKEEVKLLGIWASPYSRRIEMALKLKGVPYEYVEEILEKKSPLLLALNPIHKKIPVLVHNDKTILESQVILEYIDETWKHNPLLPQDPYERSKARFLAKLVDEQILTAGFVSMARADEKGREVLAEQTRELIMNLEKELVGKDFFGGKTVGFLDLVAGSVIPFCLERGWEGIGLEVISEEKFPEYKRWVKNLEKAEFVKDCIPPREEHVEHMNDMGERIRSA, from the exons ATGGCTGATAAAGAAGAAGTGAAGCTTTTGGGGATATGGGCGAGTCCTTATAGCCGTCGGATAGAGATGGCTCTCAAACTCAAAGGCGTACCGTACGAATACGTTGAAGAGATATTGGAGAAGAAAAGCCCTTTGCTCCTTGCTCTAAACCCTATTCACAAGAAGATCCCTGTTCTTGTCCACAATGATAAAACCATTCTCGAGTCTCAAGTGATTCTTGAGTACATCGATGAGACTTGGAAACATAATCCACTTCTCCCTCAGGATCCTTACGAGAGATCTAAGGCTCGGTTCTTGGCTAAACTCGTCGATGAGCAG ATTTTAACTGCAGGGTTTGTATCAATGGCAAGAGCAGATGAGAAAGGAAGAGAAGTTCTTGCCGAGCAGACTAGAGAACTGATTATGAATCTTGAGAAGGAACTTGTGGGAAAAGATTTCTTTGGTGGTAAGACTGTCGGATTCTTGGACTTAGTCGCCGGAAGTGTGATCCCTTTTTGTTTGGAGAGAGGTTGGGAAGGAATTGGACTGGAAGTGATCTCAGAGGAGAAGTTTCCAGAGTACAAGAGATGGGTGAAGAATCTTGAGAAAGCTGAGTTTGTCAAGGATTGTATTCCTCCAAGAGAGGAACATGTTGAACACATGAATGACATGGGAGAGAGAATCAGATCAGCTTAA
- the LOC108806986 gene encoding glutathione S-transferase U4, whose protein sequence is MAKREEDVKLLGFWASPFSRRVEMALKLKGVPYEYLEQDLMNKSPVLLELNPVYKKVPVLVHKGKILLESQLILEYIDQTWTNNPILPRDPYEKAMALFWAKVVDEQVKIRFSTLVKAEKGVEVAIEEARELLTFLEKEITGKYLFGGKTIGFLDMVAGSMIPFCLARGWEGMGIDMIPEEKFPELNRWIKNLQDFEIVTECIPPREKQIEHMKKVAVRIKSA, encoded by the exons ATGGCGAAGAGAGAAGAGGATGTGAAGCTTCTAGGCTTTTGGGCAAGCCCTTTCAGTCGCAGAGTCGAAATGGCTCTCAAACTTAAAGGCGTGCCTTATGAGTACTTGGAGCAAGACTTGATGAACAAGAGCCCTGTGCTTCTTGAGCTAAATCCGGTTTACAAGAAGGTTCCGGTTCTTGTCCACAAAGGTAAAATATTGCTCGAGTCACAGCTGATCCTCGAATACATCGACCAAACATGGACAAACAATCCAATTCTTCCTCGAGATCCTTACGAAAAAGCTATGGCTTTATTCTGGGCCAAGGTTGTTGATGAACAG GTCAAAATAAGGTTCAGCACTCTGGTGAAAGCAGAGAAGGGAGTAGAGGTTGCAATTGAGGAGGCCCGAGAACTCCTTACGTTTCTTGAGAAGGAAATCACCGGAAAATATTTATTCGGTGGCAAGACAATTGGATTTTTGGACATGGTCGCTGGAAGCATGATTCCGTTTTGTTTGGCTCGGGGTTGGGAAGGTATGGGAATTGATATGATTCCAGAGGAAAAATTTCCTGAACTTAACAGATGGATCAAGAATCTTCAAGACTTTGAGATCGTGACGGAATGCATTCCTCCTAGAGAGAAACAAATTGAGCATATGAAGAAAGTTGCAGTGCGTATCAAATCGGCATAA
- the LOC108807103 gene encoding 17.6 kDa class I heat shock protein 2 encodes MSMIPSFFGNNRRGGNSFFDPFSLDVWDPLKDFPSSSFSRESSAIANARVDWRETPEAHVFKADLPGLKKEEVKVEIEDDSVLKISGERHVEKEDKNDTWHRVERSSGQFTRKFRLPENVKMDQVKAAIENGVLTVTVPKAEVKKPDVKSIQISG; translated from the coding sequence ATGTCGATGATTCCGAGCTTCTTCGGGAACAACAGGCGTGGAGGCAACAGCTTCTTCGACCCCTTCTCTCTCGACGTTTGGGATCCGCTCAAGGactttccatcttcttccttctctcgGGAGAGCTCTGCGATCGCGAACGCGCGCGTGGACTGGAGGGAGACTCCCGAGGCGCACGTGTTCAAGGCGGATTTGCCTGGGCTGAAGAAAGAGGAAGTGAAGGTGGAGATCGAGGATGACAGCGTGCTGAAGATCAGCGGGGAGAGACACGTGGAGAAGGAGGATAAGAACGACACGTGGCACCGTGTCGAGAGGTCGAGCGGACAGTTCACGAGGAAGTTTAGGCTGCCCGAGAATGTGAAGATGGATCAGGTGAAGGCGGCGATTGAGAACGGAGTTTTGACTGTGACTGTGCCGAAGGCTGAGGTGAAGAAACCTGATGTCAAATCTATCCAGATCTCTGGCTGA
- the LOC108809302 gene encoding mitochondrial import inner membrane translocase subunit TIM10 produces MATPSPIPAGITKDQAFNMAQTEMEYRVELFNKLAQTCFVKCVDKRYKEAELNMGENSCIDRCVSKYWQVNGMVGQLLSVGKPPQQ; encoded by the exons ATGGCTACTCCCAGTCCAATTCCCGCCGGCATTACTAAGGATCAG GCGTTTAACATGGCACAAACGGAGATGGAATATCGTGTGGAACTCTTCAACAA GCTTGCTCAAACATGCTTTGTTAAATGTGTGGATAAAAG GTACAAGGAAGCTGAGTTAAACATGGGTGAAAACAGTTGTATTGACCGTTGTGTTTCCAAGTACTGGCAG GTAAATGGAATGGTCGGACAGCTCCTAAGTGTTGGCAAGCCTCCACAACAGTGA
- the LOC108806628 gene encoding 17.6 kDa class I heat shock protein 2 gives MSMIPSFFGNNRRGSSNSFFDPFSLDVWDPFKDFPSSPSFPRESSAIANARVDWRETPEAHVFKADLPGLKKEEVKVEVEDNSVLKISGQRHVEKEDKSDTWHRVERSSGQFTRRFRLPENAKMDQVKAALENGVLTVTVPKVETEKADVRSIQISG, from the coding sequence ATGTCGATGATTCCGAGCTTCTTTGGAAACAACAGGCGTGGCAGCAGCAACAGCTTCTTCGATCCGTTTTCTCTAGACGTTTGGGATCCGTTCAAAGACTTTCCCTCGTCTCCTTCGTTTCCCCGGGAAAGCTCCGCGATCGCGAACGCGCGCGTGGACTGGAGGGAGACTCCCGAGGCGCACGTGTTCAAGGCGGACTTGCCTGGGCTGAAGAAGGAGGAAGTGAAGGTCGAGGTCGAGGACAACAGCGTGCTGAAGATCAGTGGTCAGAGGCACGTGGAGAAGGAGGATAAGAGCGACACGTGGCACCGCGTGGAGAGGTCGAGCGGACAGTTCACGAGGAGGTTTAGGCTGCCGGAGAACGCGAAGATGGATCAGGTGAAGGCTGCGTTGGAGAACGGAGTTTTGACTGTGACGGTGCCTAAGGTAGAGACGGAGAAGGCTGATGTCAGATCAATTCAGATCTCTGGCTGA
- the LOC108812443 gene encoding uncharacterized protein LOC108812443, translating into MECRLELKKGSSDRPPPAEKKVFTKETQRSSLPAKFRDDKRGLSYSDFHREITKKVEDVCPKRLENRLKSRIGRTASGERDLVKYKSYVPSYVKKCPEARDVKAGGGIVGSGGDVRIDNNKHTRSSLSNTSTSASSLWTDESSTDSSKGLVASPFRRRVNHPPLQYYLMSSKPGDCDTSQNQNLSSLPGDGLKDKDTTKRDAVQVHQSPRGTAFLQNEKKDSSDVKSVPKTRTFLSPSKPDSPSATTRVISRNRADDLNKKGEKLDERIRNPRVHDMFGKEKPAAVFVPGIVSQKQILGLSKFYDSKVLLAERVAEANRKGGFPERLAYGQRAVLDSDVGHFRREADGSSKPFLKRLNFLSAEKNRSSSAPRSRKSESSPSRSRTLDRRSTETLTKVPDQKPVKVGPERARSISPFRRLSFSIGKSSKQNSNNTEDAQTPPHSTPSRAGLENRSTSSLSESSSLDSTVAANRGRSSPLRRLLDPLIRPKSSHACRSPEPSSLKGSPLSSHHQKQILSDDQSSSSSRSGNSSTVQALFRVTSKNDQPLFTFAVDKEQSITAATIRKQMVPEKEECGHKYTFFTVQEVQKKTGKWMNHTRKVQGQEYTSNIVAQMRVSGSVDDLLTREYALFASESQQRPNELAAMVIKFPKVSDTTLGDYFAEVNTTVVLPSGIHSLPHKGGPSSLIQRWKSGGSCDCGGWDMGCNLRILTNQSNKPENLSASTPDAFKLFCQGGLHDNSNQPFLSFTPYREGVYAVEYNTSLSLLQAFSVCIAVNEGRNPLNTWRVDNKACGEVSSMIQNERLKSCSGPIEGEAAAKYQSHPPVSPVGRV; encoded by the exons ATGGAGTGTCGTTTGGAGCTGAAGAAGGGTTCAAGTGATAGACCACCACCTGCCGAGAAGAAAGTATTCACCAAGGAAACCCAAAGGTCATCTCTACCGGCCAAGTTCAGAGACGACAAACGCGGCTTGTCTTACTCAGACTTCCACCGCGAGATCACCAAAAAAGTCGAAGATGTCTGTCCCAAACGCTTGGAGAATCGACTCAAGTCGCGGATTGGTAGAACCGCGTCTGGTGAACGAGACCTTGTCAAGTACAAGTCCTACGTCCCGAGTTATGTCAAGAAATGTCCTGAAGCGAGGGACGTTAAAGCCGGTGGTGGCATTGTTGGTTCAGGAGGTGACGTAAGGATTGATAATAATAAGCATACAAGGTCTTCCTTGTCCAACACAAGCACATCCGCTTCATCTCTCTGGACTGATGAATCATCTACTGATTCCAGCAAAGGTCTCGTTGCTTCTCCTTTCCGCAGAAGGGTTAACCACCCTCCGCTTCAGTATTATCTCATGTCATCTAAGCCAGGAGATTGTGATACTTCCCAAAACCAAAACCTTAGCTCTTTGCCAGGAGACGGACTAAAGGATAAGGATACCACTAAGAGAGATGCTGTGCAGGTTCATCAAAGCCCTCGTGGAACTGCGTTCCTACAGAACGAGAAGAAAGATTCTTCTGATGTTAAGTCTGTTCCCAAAACCAGAACTTTCTTGAGTCCATCAAAGCCTGATAGTCCTTCAGCCACCACGAGGGTGATTTCAAGGAACCGAGCCGATGATCTCAACAAGAAAGGAGAGAAGCTTGACGAGAGAATCCGAAACCCGCGTGTTCATGACATGTTTGGTAAAGAAAAGCCTGCTGCTGTGTTTGTACCAGGGATTGTTTCTCAGAAACAGATACTCGGTTTGTCCAAGTTCTATGATTCTAAAGTGTTGTTAGCTGAGCGAGTAGCCGAAGCTAATAGAAAGGGAGGGTTCCCAGAGAGGTTAGCCTATGGACAGCGTGCAGTTTTGGACTCTGATGTAGGTCACTTCCGACGTGAAGCTGATGGAAGTAGTAAGCCCTTCTTAAAGCGTCTCAACTTCTTGAGTGCAGAGAAAAACAGATCGAGTTCAGCTCCACGATCGAGAAAGTCTGAATCCAGTCCTTCCAGGAGCAGGACTTTAGACAGAAGGTCAACAGAGACACTAACCAAGGTACCAGATCAGAAGCCAGTTAAAGTTGGACCAGAAAGAGCAAGGAGCATTTCACCGTTTCGCCGGCTCAGCTTCAGCATTGGGAAGTCAAGCAAACAAAACTCCAACAACACCGAAGACGCTCAGACCCCTCCTCACTCTACTCCATCGCGAGCTGGTTTAGAGAATCGCTCCACCTCTTCTCTCAGTGAAAGCTCGTCTCTTGATAGTACCGTTGCAGCAAACAGAGGCAGGTCTAGTCCCTTGAGAAGGTTGCTCGACCCTCTGATAAGACCAAAATCAAGCCACGCGTGCAGATCTCCTGAGCCATCATCACTAAAAGGTTCACCGTTGTCAAGTCACCACCAGAAGCAAATTCTTTCAGACGAtcaatcatcttcttcttcaagaagTGGGAACTCTTCAACGGTTCAGGCTCTTTTTCGTGTGACGTCTAAGAATGATCAACCACTCTTCACTTTCGCTGTTGACAAGGAACAGAGCATCACAGCAGCCACTATAAGAAAACAGATGGTTCCAGAAAAGGAAGAATGTGGTCACAAGTACACGTTTTTCACCGTTCAGGAAGTGCAGAAGAAAACTGGAAAATGGATGAACCACACCAGGAAGGTACAAGGCCAAGAGTACACATCCAACATCGTCGCTCAGATGAGAGTCTCGGGCTCTGTCGATGACCTCTTAACCAGAGAATATGCACTCTTCGCATCCGAGTCCCAGCAGCGGCCTAACGAGCTAGCTGCCATGGTGATCAAGTTCCCAAAAGTTTCTGACACAACACTTGGAGATTACTTTGCAGAGGTTAACACAACAGTGGTGCTTCCAAGTGGAATTCACAGCCTCCCACACAAAGGAGGGCCTTCGTCGCTGATCCAAAGATGGAAGTCAGGTGGGTCATGTGACTGTGGAGGTTGGGACATGGGCTGCAACCTTAGAATCCTCACCAATCAGTCTAACAAACCGGAAAACCTCTCTGCTTCCACTCCAGATGCCTTCAAGCTTTTCTGTCAG GGAGGATTACATGATAATAGCAACCAACCATTTTTGAGCTTCACTCCATACAGAGAAGGTGTATACGCCGTTGAGTACAATACGTCACTCTCACTATTGCAAGCATTCTCTGTATGTATAGCGGTTAACGAAGGACGGAACCCGTTAAACACTTGGCGTGTAGACAACAAAGCTTGTGGAGAGGTGTCGTCCATGATTCAGAACGAGAGGTTGAAGTCGTGTTCAGGTCCTATTGAAGGTGAGGCTGCGGCAAAGTATCAATCACACCCACCTGTATCTCCTGTGGGGAGGGTTTAA